A genomic stretch from Anaerolineae bacterium includes:
- a CDS encoding GntR family transcriptional regulator: MDEWDEGELREEPPPLELMLLREAPTRIIRQSLSQQAGEAIKRRILSLDLPPGTRLVVDVLAEEMGVSRTPVREALRELVSQGLVTYDGNSYTVTRYTRRDVEEIFAIRRALEVLAARQAAERISPQALQELRALCEEGVRRLRERDAKFLVEMDCRFHEIIAEQSGNTRLQSMLASLRDQAWLIRRWGFMNRLAEYVETVTVAEHLAILERLEAHDPDGAAALMEEHLLRGEQRTLEWLGL, translated from the coding sequence GTGGACGAATGGGATGAGGGGGAACTCCGAGAAGAACCGCCCCCGCTCGAACTGATGCTGCTGCGGGAGGCCCCGACACGCATCATCCGCCAGAGCCTCAGCCAGCAGGCCGGCGAGGCCATCAAAAGACGCATCCTCTCGCTCGACCTTCCGCCCGGCACCCGGTTGGTGGTGGACGTGCTGGCCGAAGAAATGGGCGTCAGCCGCACCCCGGTGCGGGAGGCCCTCCGCGAGCTGGTCAGCCAGGGACTCGTCACCTATGACGGCAACAGCTACACCGTCACCCGCTATACCCGGCGTGACGTCGAGGAGATTTTCGCCATCCGGCGCGCGCTGGAGGTCCTGGCGGCCCGCCAGGCGGCGGAGCGAATCTCCCCGCAGGCCCTGCAGGAACTGCGGGCGCTGTGCGAGGAAGGGGTGCGCCGGCTGCGCGAGCGCGATGCCAAATTCCTGGTGGAGATGGACTGCCGCTTCCACGAGATCATCGCCGAACAAAGCGGCAACACCCGACTGCAGTCCATGTTGGCCAGCCTGCGGGATCAGGCCTGGCTCATCCGCCGCTGGGGCTTCATGAACCGGCTGGCGGAATATGTCGAAACCGTCACCGTGGCCGAACACTTGGCCATCCTGGAACGGCTGGAAGCACACGATCCGGACGGGGCCGCGGCGCTGATGGAGGAACACCTCTTGCGCGGGGAACAGCGCACGTTGGA